The nucleotide sequence CTACCCGCCGATTCCAATGCAGAGCAACTGGCAAAATATGTATCGACGGTGTCTTATGGGATCGCCGTACAGGCGGCAGGTGGAGCTGGGAGGAAACAATTGTGCGAAGTCGCTGATCTGGCTTTGCAGGCTTTTCCGGACTGAGTATAACTTCATCACAAATTCATCACGACGCAGTTGAGTATTCAAAACAGGGCGCGCTATACTGTAGTCTTCTCTGGCTGAAGAGTCATTTACAGAAACCATTTTTAATCACTCGCCTGAGGGAAAGAAATGTGATGAGTAACCTGAAACAGATTGCGGGGATCTTCTGTCTGCTTCTCTCTGGAACTGTTCTGCTACCTTCATTGTCGGCAGCTGAACCCGTTGAGGATCGAGCTCACAAACGCGTATTAATCATCGGTATGGATGGCACGCGGCCGGATGCATTGCTAAAAGCCAGGACTCCTGCATTTGACAGACTGATTCGTGAAGGTGCTTTTACCGATCAGGCACAGATATTAGGAAAACGTTATCAGAAAAATGATACAATCAGTGGTCCCGGGTGGTCGAGTATTCTGACCGGCGTCTGGGCCGACAAACACGGTGTGCACGATAATAATTTCAAAGGTAAGAACTACGAACTGTTCCCGCATTTTTTCAAACGATTGAAGCGGGAACGACCCGATGCACAGACAGCATCGTTCGTCTCCTGGGAGCCGATTCATAAATATATTCTATCAGAGGCAGATATTGCAGAGGTCGAGTCATTACCTCGAGCAAAAAAACAGATCGCAGATCTCAGTGCCTCTGCTTCGAAGCTCAATATTAATACCCGGGATGGGAAATGGCATCACCTGCTAGCTGTTCGAAAACAGGATGTCTTGCAGTTATATCTCGACGGTACTCAGATCGCTTCACTTTCTGGGGTGAATCTGGATTTTTCTCTGGGGGGAGCCTTTTATTATCTCGGAAGAGATACCCGTACCGGTCAGACCTGTTTTCATGGACAACTGGATGATGTAAGAATCTGGAAGCGGGCTCTCTCGGCGGAGGAAATCAAGCTATTGGCTAAATCAACAGCCGGGTCTGTTCACTCTGTCGATCGTAAGGGCCTGCTTGCAGAGTACATGTTTGAGAACTGTCCAGAGAGCGATGGTAAGGTCAAGCAGTTCTCTGATACGGCAGGTGATACGGGAGGACCTTTCCCGGCGAATGCTGTTTCGCCTACTTCAGAACTTCATAGAGTGAAGTTGGGATCCGGTGCTGAATCGCAGGCGTTAGATCTGGCTGCCGCAGGATCCAAATCGCATGGCTTGCGGATTGCTATGACAGAACCATTTCGAGATGTCACGCGATCAGACTTCACCATAGAAGCCCGTTTTAAAACGACGGATCAGGGCCGCAATATTCTTATGGGAAATTATGATGGAAAAGCAGGTGCATTGAATCTGGAGTTGCATCGGGGTAATACCGTACGGGTTTATGTTCAACCTCCTGATCCCCGTAATGCAGGGGCACTGAAGCGAGAAGGAGAACGGGATAAAATTATCGCAGCAAAGGCAGCACGCATCCTGAGTGAAGAGAATCCGTCTGCAATGTTTGTCTATTTTCATCAGACTGACGCGACAGGGCATGCGATTGGATTCAGCCCTGATGTTCCGGAATACGTTTCTGCCATTGAAAATGTGGATGCGTGTGTGAACACTGTTCTCAAAGCAATGCATTCCCGGCCCGATTATGAAAACGAGGACTGGCTGACGATTGTCTGTACTGATCATGGAGGTCTGAAACGCAGCCACAGCAACGGACACCAGGTGCCAGAAATTCGCAGGGTCTTTATGATTGTACATGGCCCGTCGGTGAAACCAGGGCGCATTCAGGAGCAGGCCTATCTGGTTGATGTGACAGCAACCGCACTGAAACACTTGCTGGGGAAAGTCGACCCACAGTGGCAGTTGGATGGCAAAGCGGTAGGATTGAAGGCGGAAAACTAAATTCGAGTTTGACGCAAAAAGGGGCTAAGTCGAAGAAACTGACTAAAGCCCCCCGGTTCTCATCGTTCAGCGATTGATCATTTTCATTGCCGCTTCGGGGTAGCGTTCGCCCAGAACATCGATTTCTGAGAGGGCACTGTCGATTTCGGCAAGATCACCTGCGGAGAGTTCGATGTCTGCCGCAGCGATGTTTTCCTTGAGGCGTTGCTGATTCGTGGTACCCGGAATGGGGACGATCCACGGTTTCTGAACCAGGATCCAGGCCAGTGCGATTTGTGCCGGAGTGGCCTGCTTGCGTTCTGCAATCCGGTTCAACAGGTCGATGAGGGCCAGGTTGGCTTTACGGTTTTCTTCAGCGAAGCGGGGAACCTTGTTGCGGAAGTCGGTGCTGTCAAATGTGGTTGATTCGTCGATCTTGCCGGTGAGGAAGCCTTTGCCCAGGGGGCTAAAAGGGACGAAACCTATGCCCAGCTCTTCGAGTGTGGGGATGATGGCTTCTTCCGGCTCACGCCACCAGAGGGAGTATTCACTCTGCAGGGCGGCGACCGGCTGGACCGCGTGGGCGCGGCGGATGACTTCGACACCTGCTTCCGAGAGGCCGAAGTGTTTCACTTTGCCTTCC is from Gimesia maris and encodes:
- a CDS encoding LamG-like jellyroll fold domain-containing protein codes for the protein MSNLKQIAGIFCLLLSGTVLLPSLSAAEPVEDRAHKRVLIIGMDGTRPDALLKARTPAFDRLIREGAFTDQAQILGKRYQKNDTISGPGWSSILTGVWADKHGVHDNNFKGKNYELFPHFFKRLKRERPDAQTASFVSWEPIHKYILSEADIAEVESLPRAKKQIADLSASASKLNINTRDGKWHHLLAVRKQDVLQLYLDGTQIASLSGVNLDFSLGGAFYYLGRDTRTGQTCFHGQLDDVRIWKRALSAEEIKLLAKSTAGSVHSVDRKGLLAEYMFENCPESDGKVKQFSDTAGDTGGPFPANAVSPTSELHRVKLGSGAESQALDLAAAGSKSHGLRIAMTEPFRDVTRSDFTIEARFKTTDQGRNILMGNYDGKAGALNLELHRGNTVRVYVQPPDPRNAGALKREGERDKIIAAKAARILSEENPSAMFVYFHQTDATGHAIGFSPDVPEYVSAIENVDACVNTVLKAMHSRPDYENEDWLTIVCTDHGGLKRSHSNGHQVPEIRRVFMIVHGPSVKPGRIQEQAYLVDVTATALKHLLGKVDPQWQLDGKAVGLKAEN
- a CDS encoding aldo/keto reductase, producing MKTRQLGNSGLEVSSLGLGCMGLSFGYGPAVEEQDGIALLRAAVDLGVNFFDTAEVYGAFTNEELLGKALSLVREQVVIATKFGFAIDDQGVQTGLDSSPAHIRNVVEASLKRLQTDYIDLLYQHRVDPEVPIEEVAGTVKELIAEGKVKHFGLSEAGVEVIRRAHAVQPVAALQSEYSLWWREPEEAIIPTLEELGIGFVPFSPLGKGFLTGKIDESTTFDSTDFRNKVPRFAEENRKANLALIDLLNRIAERKQATPAQIALAWILVQKPWIVPIPGTTNQQRLKENIAAADIELSAGDLAEIDSALSEIDVLGERYPEAAMKMINR